One Glycine soja cultivar W05 chromosome 2, ASM419377v2, whole genome shotgun sequence genomic region harbors:
- the LOC114387012 gene encoding eukaryotic translation initiation factor 5A, giving the protein MSDEEHHFESKADAGASKTFPQQAGTIRKNGYIVIKNRPCKVVEVSTSKTGKHGHAKCHFVAIDIFTGKKLEDIVPSSHNCDVPHVNRIDYQLIDISEDGFVSLLTETGGTKDDLRLPTDENLLSQIKDGFAEGKDLVVSVMSSMGEEQICALKDIGPK; this is encoded by the exons ATGTCAGACGAGGAGCACCACTTCGAGTCAAAGGCTGATGCTGGAGCATCAAAGACATTTCCCCAGCAAGCTGGAACCATCCGCAAAAACGGTTACATTGTCATCAAGAACAGGCCATGCAAG GTTGTGGAGGTTTCAACTTCCAAAACTGGCAAGCATGGACACGCAAAGTGTCACTTTGTTGCAATTGACATCTTCACTGGGAAAAAGCTTGAGGATATTGTCCCATCTTCCCATAACTGTGAT GTTCCCCATGTTAATCGCATTGACTACCAGCTCATTGACATCTCAGAGGATGGATTT GTGAGTCTGCTGACTGAGACTGGTGGTACTAAGGATGACCTTAGGCTTCCAACCGATGAAAATCTGCTTTCGCAG ATCAAGGATGGATTTGCTGAGGGCAAAGATCTGGTTGTGTCTGTTATGTCTTCCATGGGGGAGGAGCAGATTTGTGCCCTTAAGGACATTGGCCCCAAGTAA
- the LOC114386983 gene encoding isopentenyl phosphate kinase: protein MEQHKNESHTQTSLPLSPFTQPIRCIVKLGGAAITSKNELEMINEEILQKVSEQLREAMVASSEKPPGMDWSKRPGASEIFCNPEEFGDHSAIDCSPFIVVHGAGSFGHFQASKSGVHKGQLNKPLVKGGFVATRISVTTLNLEIVRALAREGIPSIGMSPFSCGWFTSERHISSADLSSVAKAIDSGFTPVLHGDAVLDEIQGCTILSGDVIISHLAAYSKPIYVVFLTDVYGVYDRPPTEPNAILLKEIAVAEDGSWSVVKPKLQNSIELTVAAHDTTGGMKTKIAEAAMIAKLGIDVYIVKAATSHSLRALNGDLRSSIPDDWLGTVVRSLR from the exons ATGGAGCAGCACAAGAATGAGAGCCATACACAAACGTCTTTACCCCTTTCTCCTTTCACTCAACCAATCCGTTGTATAGTCAAACTCg GAGGAGCTGCAATCACTTCCAAAAATGAATTAGAGATGATAAATGAGGAGATTCTTCAGAAGGTTTCAGAGCAGCTGAGGGAAGCAATGGTTGCATCTTCTGAGAAGCCTCCTGGGATGGATTGGAGCAAGAGACCTGGAGCTTCAGAGATTTTCTGTAACCCAGAAGAATTTGGGGATCATTCTGCTATTGACTGTAGCCCTTTCATTGTTGTTCATGGAGCAG GTTCTTTTGGGCACTTCCAAGCTAGCAAATCTGGTGTCCACAAGGGGCAACTGAATAAACCTCTTGTCAAAGGTGGCTTTGTTGCTACCCGAATATCT gtAACCACTCTTAATCTTGAAATTGTTAGAGCACTAGCCAGAG AGGGCATTCCTTCAATTGGAATGTCACCTTTCTCATGTGGATGGTTCACTAGTGAGAGACAT ATATCTTCAGCTGATTTATCTTCAGTGGCTAAGGCAATTGATTCTGGTTTTACACCT GTTCTGCATGGAGATGCAGTGCTTGATGAGATTCAG GGATGCACTATTTTGAGTGGAGATGTTATCATAAGTCATCTGGCAGCATACTCAAAGCCTATATATGTTGTTTTTCTG ACAGATGTATATGGGGTATATGATCGCCCACCAACAGAACCTAATGCAATACTCTTAAAGGAGATTG CTGTTGCTGAAGATGGAAGCTGGTCAGTTGTAAAACCGAAGTTGCAGAACTCAA TTGAACTAACTGTTGCTGCTCATGATACAACTGGTGGGATGAAAACAAAGATAGCAGAAGCTGCAATGATAGCCAAACTTGGAATTGATGTCTACATTGTAAAg GCAGCAACAAGCCACTCATTAAGGGCCTTAAATGGAGATCTGAGAAGCAGCATCCCTGACGACTGGCTCGGGACGGTTGTTCGGTCCTTGAGATAA